The DNA window tatgcggggcgctgtcctcagataatcgcatggtgtgctttcgccataaagcctttttgaaatctgacaaagcggctggattaacaattAGTtgatcttttaaatgatgtatgacacttgtattttcatgaaagtttaatattacgatttctgtcatttgaattaggcgctctgcaatttcaacagatgttgtcgaggtgggtcgcttgAGGCGCGCCTAGCCATaacaatgcttgttcaatgaacgataaacaattaatgaacatgcacctgtggaacgttcgttaagacactaacaacttacagacggtaggcaattaaggtcacagttatgaaaacttgggacactaaagaggcctttctactgactctgaaaaccaccaaaagaaagatgcccagggtttctactcatctgcgtgaacgtgccttcggcatgctgcaaggaggcatgaggactgcagatgtggccagggcaataaattgcaatgtccgtactgtgagacgcctaagacagcgctacagggagaaggaggacagctgatcgtcctctcagtgacagaccacgtgtaacacacctgcacaggatcggtacatccgacatcacacctgcaggaacggtacaggatggcaacaactgccgcgtttacaccaggaacgcacaatcctccatcagtgctcagactgtacgcaataggctgagtgaggctggactgagggcttgtaggcctgttgtaaggcaggtcctcaccagacatcacaggtaacaccgtcacctatgggcacaaatccaccgtcgctggaccagacagacctggcaaaaagtgctcttcactaacgagtcgcggttttgtctcaccaggggtgatggtcggattcgcgtttatcgtagaaggaatgagcgttacaccgaggcctgtactctggagcgggatctttggaggtggagggtccgtcatgatctgggcggtgtgtcacagcataatcggactgagcttgttgtcattgaagcaatctcaacgctggaagacatcctcctcactcaatgtggtacccttcctgcaggctcatcctgacatgaccctccagcatgacaatgccaccagccatactgctcgttctgtgcgtgatttcctgccagacaggaatgtcaatgttctgccatggccagcgaagagcccagatctcaatcccattgagcacgtctgggaccggttggatcggagggtgagggctagggccattccccccagaaatgtccaggaacttgcaggtgccttggtggaagagtggggtaacatctcaccgcaagaactggcaaatctgatgcagtccatgaggaggagatgcactgtagtacttaatacagctggtggccacaccagctactgactgttacgtttgattttgaccccacctttGTTCGGGGATAcagtattccatttctgttagtcatatgtttgtggaacttgttcagtttatgtctcagttgtttaatcttatgttcatacaaatatttacacatgttaagtttgctgaaactaaatgcagttgacagtgagaggacgtttctattCTCTTGTTTAGATACAAGGTTTGAGTCGCATAGACAACGGTGAATGCAAGTAGCGAACATTCCAAAAATctttaccagtggaggctgctgaggggaggacggctcataataatggccggagtGGAGTAAAGGGTATCaaacatgtttttcatgtgtttgataccattctattcactccattccagacattattatgagccgtcctcccctcagcagcctccactgatctttACATAACACTAATGTATTAGTGTTGACATAATGTCCTATACCAACAAAGCATGGCTCCTAGAGAAGTTATAGAAGTTAATAGTACCCTGATTAGAGCCACTATATTATTTGTGAAATAAGGAAATGCTGCTCTTACTTCATAACTTTGATGCGGAAGCGTAGGTCCCCTGGCTCTCCATCGATGTGAGGTTCGCCTTGAGAGACGTAGTTATGAGTTAGACACTGATACCACttgtaaaaacttttttttttacacccatTATCCTGATGGTTGAGTAAGTAGCTTACCTTCCCCAATGAAAGGGtactccatctcatctctcactcCCTGTTCAATCTCTACCTCCAGAGTTCTCTCCTCATTCACCAGCCTGGGATCATAAGACAGTCACATTATCATCCTCATCACATAAAGAAAGAACCCATTGACTCCTGTGTTAACAGTCTTAACCAGATGCACAGTCAATATGACAGTATAGAACAGAGGTTCCCAACCTTTAtcagttactgtaccaccaactacATGTTGTTCTGcctggagtacccctgaagtatcccctcatgtgcatttttaccagtaggcctatggtctcatgagtcttcgcAAGTCACCCCTGTGGATttgccaagtacccccagggtcctagtacccctggttgggaaccactggtataAATCACatctttaaaatgtataaatttgcacattctttttgtttttttgctgacaGCACCCAACCCAACATGCACACAACAGGGTAGGAACAGGACAGAGTCAACCACAAAGCAGCACCCCTGAAGCAGTGACTCACTTTATATTGGGGCACTCATCACACACTACTTCCTGGCTCATCTGGAAGCGTCCAGGTCCGAGTTGCGTCGTCCTCATTTCCTGTCTGCAGTTGCATTTCCGTTTCCCAGGGGCCTCTTTGGCTACAGGCTTGTTACGAACAACCTGAGATGAACATATAGGTGACGTGATGAGATTAGGATGTATGTGTTGGAATAGGGTAGGCCTGGTGGAGCATACAAATCGTATACAGTGGCCATGTCCGAATACCCGTACTTGCGTTCTAAATAGTAGCATTTTGGGTATGCGAAAATAGAAAGTTCTATAGTaggtgacattttttttattcagtaTGCTTtcaatgccaggatgtcatactccaTTCAGCTTGATATCTAGTAGAATTCACTGCACACCATTGAGGAAGAGAATCGTTGATAAATCACAAGGTTACGCAGCCTACCAAAATTAACGAATCGCGGGAATGTACGCAATTTAGATGATGCATTCTCAGTATGGAGGAGCCTAGTATGTTATTTTATgcttactacatacatttttactaaACAGTGCACAGTATGTAGtttaagtaagtagtaggcaagacagattttgGATATGGACAGTATATACAGACCACCATAAGGGTTGAAGTGTACCTCTACAAAGTTCCCAGAGTACACCTCTTCGAGTGTGACCTCCAGGTCCAGCACAATGTCATTTCCTCTGGGGATGTTCCTGTCCTGTTGTCCTTGCcggtttcctccaaacatgaagCCAAAGTCACCAAAGAAACTGGAAGAGGCAACAGAGTGTGAGGTAACAGTGGCGTAAGAGACATTATTTGGAATGTAGCCAGTGCTTGACATAGACAGGAGCtcagtaccggcacctcaaatgttctactgcttgagctcctgttcctcttatagaacaTTATCTCAAAAGTATTGTGTAGATCCTGCACCTAAaaataaacagtaccggcacccaaaatgagtaccagcacctatttcagtccaagtcaagcactgcttgtAGCGGGAGCTTGTAATTTAACGCACTTCAGCCCGGTATTAAGCATTTATTACAAAGTAAAGCCCTGGTAAGCCTGGTCTCGGAGCGACCACATAGACATATACCCACAAGGATGATGAGGATATCATTGTTAAACACCGAGATCCTATATTCTGAAACCATCATGTACAGTATAGTAATCTATTAGGTAAACCTCCTGTACCTGGAGAAGATATCATTGTGAGAACCATGGTGGCCCTCTTTCAGACCATCCTCTCCATATGCATCATACTGCTTCCTCTTCTCTTCATCAGAGAGCACCTACAAACAGCACAACATCAGGGATTGACTCTTTTTAAGTCACAAAATACTGTAGAGTACATGGTTTCTTTACATTAGCAACATGAAATTAActttaagtacaaattcttaacATCACATTTCACCCACTTAAATAGCTTAACCATGCAAAATGTATCAATCATGAAATTGGATGATGTTTCAAATCTACACGTTATCAGTGATCATGATGACACTGGTGAGGTGCGCATCATGGGATGTTTCACTGAGCCGCTCCGAGTGCTCCACGTCGTGCTTTCATGAGAGAACACTGACCACAGTATGAGCCAATCAGAGGCAGCCACACGGTCTTCTTGGCCAATCAAAATCACTATGTCGTTTCCAACAACAACCAAATAGATCGCTTCAGTTTCTTACAAAATACTTTCGTTTCGGTGCCTCGATCGTAACGAAAATGAGATAGCATGCTGAAGCCACATATTATTACACACCCACATCAAATGACTATTATAAAAGGTTAATAAATTATACATAACAATAGAGTACTATCATCTCAACACTCAGTTGCCATTCATATCTTTTACATCTCTTCATGAGACTGACAATGATGTTGATGGGTATTGTTTCTGAGACTAGCTACACAAGACAAGATCATCATGGCATGATATTGATAGCACATATTGTAAAACAAAAGTGCCATGCAAATAACAATTACCAGAGAGAAAAGTGATACAGGGGTTCACTTCCTACCTCATAGGCTGACCCCAGGTCTGCGAATTTGTCAGCAGCAGTTGGGTCATCTGGGTTTCTGTCAGGGTGCAGCTGGAGAGCCAGCTTTCTGTAAGCCTTCTTGATGTCCCTCACAGATGCAGACTTGCTCACCCCCAAGATCTTGTAGAAATCTCGCCTGTAGATAGAGGTGAAAATAAGAGGGGGTGTCTAGCTACCTACCGGATCTTAGATAGTTCCCCTTCATGATAGTGACAAGTGGAGTAGGGTTCACAAACGTGTGGTTTATCAGACTAAGAATCTTTGTGAAGTAAATCATTCTAAATGGGCATCACCCAGTCCAGAGTAATTCAGTTTGATATCAACGGCTCTCATTTTTGGAGTACAAAGCCAGTTGAGCAAGTTAGCCCACTCTTCCATGTCATTCCCTCGAGTAGATACACACGATTCACGATACTGGAAACAAAGGATCAGGCAGGGTGATGTTGACTACCCTATGAACAAGGACTTTATTTAAAGTGTTGTTCACATTGCTGAGATTGCTTCTTTACCCCtccaaatagtagctagctaacgttagctattttacACATGGAGAACGGGCTTCAGAAGCGTAGACCAATCACAATGAAACATGTGTACCAGCTAGCGATACCGCGTTTGAACCGGTTTGACCATTGCAGAGACGGTGTGTTCGGGTTATATAGAAACACGTACTTACCCTGCAAGCACTGCTGTAACGAAATAAAGGACAAGACAGCAAACACTGCATAGATTCATCCCTTTAACGGCCATAGATACCAGTTTCTTCAAGAAACCAACAGAACAACCCGGCTTTTGAGGTATGGTTCCTTTCTGTCACTGATCCTCTTCCTTCTGTCAAATCAGAACCGCCCACATGCTGCCTGGAAGTCCCGCCTCTCGTGCTAACGCCCGCCCACCGTATATATCAGAGGCACATCCTACATTCATCCACTAGAAAATATACTGCCAATTATATATATAGCTCTTAAAGCGACAGCAATAAAAGCCGGTGTACACTTTTTAAATATCTTTGCAATATATTTTCTAGTGGATGAATGTAGAATGTACATCGGATTCTTACAATATGCCTGGTGCCTTTCAGCAATTCTCCCTTTATGTCGGACTTGACGCACCACCAGACAGTGCACTGTGCGCGCAACCTTCGCTCTGTGTAGTCGCGCGCAACAGATGAGAACATGCAAGGGCGCCAAATAGGAAGAACGTCGAACGTTCTGCAGCTAGCTACGTGCTGATCAAATTCACAGCATAGTAAACAAACCATACCAAAagccaggtagctagctaaatactGTAAGGTACTGAACTTTAATTTTACTTATGAGGGAGCTTGATCACCAGTTACTTTTCCTGGAACTTCGAGGCAGGACCAGAAATCGCTTGGACTAGTGGAAACTTGCTGAACAAGCCAAGGTAAACTAAGCGTCAAGTGTTTTGTCTGCTGCTAAGCCatgttgctagctaactagctcgcTAACGTTCccttgctaaataaataaatcaagcaAATGCTGTTAGCTACCTACAGATCATCTCTAGTGGCCAGTTGTTGTCATGGGAACATCCGGCGTCCACTCTGTTAGCCAGGAAGGAACAGCAGAGTCAGACAACACAGACATTTGCAATGGAACAAGCAGTCacatatataaaataaaacattatttaaagtgcttTAGTGCACTAGCTAGTTATAAAGGGGATATTCTGTTTGCCCATAAGGTTCAAATTCAGTTTTTATAATACAGCTAGTTAGTTACCCTTTTAAATACGAGTTATCTAATAATACTGGAATATTGATCAGCAGACCAGAAGTCACCAATGAATAGGTGAACTCTTGTCTACAACCTTCTTAATTCAATGCACTACCATAGCTCAGATATCTCACCACACTCACTGTATGCTCATCCCTCTGTCTGACCTCTCACCCAGTTATTTTGTtcttccactccctcctcctgGCCCACTAACAGCCATGGACCAGGGTGGTGGTGTGGCGGTGTGGCCTCGCATGGAGCCCTTCCTCTTGGGGGCTCTGCAGGTGGCACCCCCTACCAAACTCAGCCTGCACTACCTGCGCAAGATGGCTGCCTACGTGCACTCGCGAGAGGGCTGCTTCCCCATGCTAGGCTGGCTCATGTGGAGGCACATTGCCTGTGGCAAGCTGCAGCTCCCTGAGGACCTGGCCTGGCTCTACTTTGAGACCTTTGACCTGCTGGCTGGTCACCCTGCAGAGGAGAGGCTGGAGTGGGCTGAGAACCTGTCCCAGTGCTCCTCCCCCAGAGAGCTGGACCGCCAGAGGAGCAAGGTGAGCTGTGAGCACACTAAGGAGGGATGAGAAAAGGGCAGAGACCTGTATGACTATGTCCCCCAGGGATGTGTTGTCAGTTGGGctgtaataatatatatcctGTTGTATCCCGCACTTTTTTTTGTTTAGACAGACTTTGATACAAGAGTCTGTCTATTATCCTTTTAGGTATTGTTTGTGAGACTGACCTATGTCATGTATTGGTTTGTGTTCAGAATCTCTGtattttcctcttctctcttttctagtTGTGTGTGGACACGCTGcagttcctcctcttcctctacattCAGCAGCTGAACCGGGTGTCTCTGCGTACGTCTCTGATTGGTGAAGAGTGGCCAAGCCCCCGCTCTCGCTCCCCCTCCTCGGACCGCGAGGCAAAGACCAGCTCTCAAAACAAGGTCCTGTTGCTTTATATTGCTTACAAGTTTAACGGCAGGCTGAGAGTGTAAATGTACACAATCCGTTTTTACGATTAAGTCTAACCTATCTCTATACTTGGACATTATTTCCTTTTCTTTCTTGAAATGCAAAGCAAAACATATTCTGATGGTCTAGTTACTGAcattttattataaactgggtggtttgagccctgaatgctgattggctgacagccgtggtatatcagaccgtataccatgggtatgacaaaacatttatttttactgctctaattatgttggtaaacagtttataattgcaataaggcacctcgggggtttgtggtacatggtcaatataccacggctaagggctgtgtccaggcactccgcgatgcgtTGTTCATAAGAAcaaccttagccgtggtatattggccatataccacaccccctcatgcctcATTGCTTAAATATACTACCCCATTGCATTAGCTCCCATATCCATGCAATGTATCATTGTTCAGTCTTTTCCCCCTGTTGCTGTGATCAGAACTGGGACGACCAGGCCCACCTGTCCTTCCTCCAGACCCACCTGTGTGAGCTGCTGGAGCTGCTAGTAGAACCAGGCCAGCTGTCAGGGTCCGGCCAAGCCGTGAAGGACAGCCAGGTCTCTCTGGAGGCTCTACAGGTGAAGCGAGGGAACATGGTCCGCATCCCAAAtagaaacctattccctatacagtgcactacttttgaccagagccatctGGGCtctgtagtagtgcactatatagggaaatggATGACATTTGGATGCACTCATCCTCAACTATATATTCTTGTATAAAACAGTGAAAGGTTCCATAACATGCCCAATATGTTGCAGTgttcattacatttttacaatacAACTATTTGCCTTTTCAGTaaacaacaatacaataaaatattTTCTCTACAGGGCCTCAGCCTGCTGCTGGAGGGCTCAGTGTCCCGCGGCCGGACCGTCCACCCCATCCACAAACTGCTCTCCAGAGCCCCACTCCAGGCCCAAGCAGGGTACTCCAAACTCAGCCGCTCCTTCTCCCTGCACCCCCTGCTGGCATGGCTCAGACAGGCCCTCGTCCCCAACCCCTTTGGGATGTCAACCTGCCTGAGGTCTGGGAAGAAGCTGGCCTGGGCTCAGCAAGGTAGGTTACTACCACCCAAAGTAAACCCTAATGTTGATCATTCATTTATATTTAGATGCACAGTCAAATAAGGTGTGTTAGTATGTTTTATAGAAATGAGTGCGTTATCTTGTAACTCTTTTCTAGCTCACCTTTTTCTGTGGGAGATTTAGAGAGCTATCAGGATTGAAGCATGGCTGTCTGTCCGTGACTGTCTGTTCTCCTGTCCTCTAGTGGAGGGAGCCATGAAGAGAGCTAAGATTGCCCGGAACACCCACACGGCCCCCCCAGGCAGCAAGATGGTGCTGATGTCACAGGTGTTCAGACAGACCTTGGCCAAGGACTCAGACAAGCTAGCAGGAGCTAACGTCAAAATACACCGCTGCAGTGACGCCTTtatctacctcctctctccactcaggTGAGAGGTTCTCTACACATAGTCAGACTGGACACTACACCTGTAGCATGCCCCATCTAACTACAAAAACAGATCCATTTCAGTAGAAATATCCCTTTTCTTAGATGAGATGGCATTCCCCGTGGTGTGTGTTTCAGGTCAGTGAGCCTGGACAAGTGTCGTAACAGCACGGTAGTCCTGGGTCCCATCGAGACCAGTATCCACATCCAGAGCTGTGAGAACGTcaaggtggtgtgtgtggctggcCGTCTAGCCATAGGGTCCTCCTCCTACTGTACCATCCATGCCCTCACCCCCACCCGGCCTCTACTGCTCCCTGGGAACACTGCACTCACCCTGGGGCCCTTCCACACACATTACCCCTCCCTGGAGGATCACATGGCCAGTGTGGGTCTAGCTGTGGTGCCCAATGCCTGGGACCAGCCCTTACTGGTGGGAGTGGAGGGTACCATCCCAGACCCTGGATCCTACAGGCTGCTGCCGCCGGCTGAGTTCTGCCCCCTTGTGGTGCCCTTCAGGATGGAGGGGGATACGTGTGAGGTGCCAGGTGGGCTGCCATCGCTGTACCAGAAGGcccatgaggagagggagaagagtgtaCAGGACTGGCAGAAGATGGTGAAGGATGCCCACTTGAACAAGTGAGTCATTAACAGAGAAGACCAAACTGCTAGATTTATTAATAATGGAAATTTGACCTGGACTCAGACTGAAAACATGAACTGCTTCCCAGTTTCCATGATCAATGTGAATTATGAAGCAACcctttaaaatgtcagatttttataCAGGGTTGTGAGCTCTGAGGAGTCTGGTAATGTTCCTCTTGTTCCTCTATTCAGTCATGCGTCTCTGTTTTCAGGGAGCAGCGGCGTCAGTTCCAGGCCCTGGTGGAGCAGAAGTTCCATGAATGGCTGTTGGAGTCGGGACACAGGCAGGAGCTTGATAGCCTTATCCCCCCCTGCATCGCATCCCAGGACCCCTCGGACAGCGACAGCCTGGAGGCCAGGACCAATGACACCAGACAGGAAGGGACATCTATACGGGAAGTGGGACATACCCTTCTGCCTTGCTGACTTTTTGGGTTCTTGTTGATGGAGATCCCCATACAAAGCTCTTGCCTTTGCCTCTCAGTCAGCGTTTTGCCTCACAGCCACTAGCACTTCTAATCCCTTTGTTTGCCTGCTGTCTGTCCACAGTTCCAAGCAGGATCTGATCTGAGGATCAGTAGACTACAGAAGGAGGATGGTCTGGTATAGACGACTGGCTTTGTTCCCCTTCATCCAGCTGAGACTGTTGCGTCccgattctctacccttctcctgaAGTGTGTACTTGTACACTCCCTCTCATGTATTTTACAACGGTGTGGATGTGCAGGGTAGAGAATCAGTACAGAGCCAGTGGTCCTAGAGCACTTGGGGTACAATAACATGGTACCTATTGTTAGCCACACTGGTTAGATCTGTGTAGTGTGGTACCTCTGTAGTGGGTACTGTACTATTGAAATAATAGGGAATCAGGTTGTGCTGTTAATCCAGAGATTTACCTTGTCCAGTATGTAGAAGAAATGAATTAATGTATTCATGTgattgtacagtatgtatgatATTACGTCTTAATATCCCTTTTCTGGTAGCATAGGAGAGAGGGGTGTGATGAATTTAAAGGTCTGCCTCTTCAACAAATTCCAATGAATGTAGTACCTTCCTAGCCTGAGTGCCAATCTAttgtgctatcatgtcaactccttaatactgtttcaaaatgtttggcttgacaatgatcAATGGAgatggcaagagcacaaacagatgtgggaccaggctagtactTCCCTGGGATGGGTATTTGAAGCCTTTAGACTTTAGACAACACGCACCTCTAAGAGGATGGATGACAGGGCACATTAGTGTAATGAGAATAGAAACATGCCTTTGAGGGAGCAGTTCTATTCCATTATATGGGTCAAGGGACAGTGGACCTTAAGCAAAGATCTGTGTACTGTTAAAATTAGCCTAGTATGCGCCAGAGGATGCTGATGTGCTAGGTAACCTAAGTCTATCCCTTCTTTGTTAGTCCTCTCCCTTCAGTGTGTAGAAGGATGGATGAT is part of the Salvelinus sp. IW2-2015 linkage group LG36, ASM291031v2, whole genome shotgun sequence genome and encodes:
- the LOC111959781 gene encoding TBCC domain-containing protein 1; translation: MDQGGGVAVWPRMEPFLLGALQVAPPTKLSLHYLRKMAAYVHSREGCFPMLGWLMWRHIACGKLQLPEDLAWLYFETFDLLAGHPAEERLEWAENLSQCSSPRELDRQRSKLCVDTLQFLLFLYIQQLNRVSLRTSLIGEEWPSPRSRSPSSDREAKTSSQNKNWDDQAHLSFLQTHLCELLELLVEPGQLSGSGQAVKDSQVSLEALQGLSLLLEGSVSRGRTVHPIHKLLSRAPLQAQAGYSKLSRSFSLHPLLAWLRQALVPNPFGMSTCLRSGKKLAWAQQVEGAMKRAKIARNTHTAPPGSKMVLMSQVFRQTLAKDSDKLAGANVKIHRCSDAFIYLLSPLRSVSLDKCRNSTVVLGPIETSIHIQSCENVKVVCVAGRLAIGSSSYCTIHALTPTRPLLLPGNTALTLGPFHTHYPSLEDHMASVGLAVVPNAWDQPLLVGVEGTIPDPGSYRLLPPAEFCPLVVPFRMEGDTCEVPGGLPSLYQKAHEEREKSVQDWQKMVKDAHLNKEQRRQFQALVEQKFHEWLLESGHRQELDSLIPPCIASQDPSDSDSLEARTNDTRQEGTSIREVGHTLLPC
- the dnajb11 gene encoding dnaJ homolog subfamily B member 11, whose product is MAVKGMNLCSVCCLVLYFVTAVLAGRDFYKILGVSKSASVRDIKKAYRKLALQLHPDRNPDDPTAADKFADLGSAYEVLSDEEKRKQYDAYGEDGLKEGHHGSHNDIFSSFFGDFGFMFGGNRQGQQDRNIPRGNDIVLDLEVTLEEVYSGNFVEVVRNKPVAKEAPGKRKCNCRQEMRTTQLGPGRFQMSQEVVCDECPNIKLVNEERTLEVEIEQGVRDEMEYPFIGEGEPHIDGEPGDLRFRIKVMKHPVFERRGDDLYTNVTISLVEALVGFEMDIIHLDGHKVHIVRDKITKPGARVWKKGEGLPNFDNNNIRGSLIVSFDVEFPETQLNDNQKEGVRGILKQASVQKVYNGLQGY